The following proteins are co-located in the Apium graveolens cultivar Ventura chromosome 5, ASM990537v1, whole genome shotgun sequence genome:
- the LOC141660789 gene encoding uncharacterized protein LOC141660789 — translation MTQDRQLLNSNIQAISKLEVQVSQLANTISEREKNRFPSQPEVNPKFYQNQKSHENVNSIISLRSGNQFNNHAGVNTHQEDKLTYEPNPLLLNPCLPQSSNPETSESNESSPSKEPPSKPHSDVFREKVFKPKAPFPQRLISNKQSAQLDKILEVFKQVKINIPLLDTIQEVPCYAKCLKDLCTHKRTTHVPKKAFLTFHVSSILSNHIPVKYKDPGYPTISCVIGNTLIDKALLDLGASVNLLPLSVYQALGLGELKKTSVTLQFADCSVKTLTGIVEDVLIKIGDFVFPIDFVVLETEPVKNLKNQIPIILGRPFLATSNALINCRNGLMKLTFGNMTIDLNIFNLGKQPNELFDQPIDVNMIDELVDNEIMNVDDVLSFCQDYFGQDWDDTSHKNEVNEMLESTIHSSNKEL, via the coding sequence ATGACCCAAGATAGGCAGTTGCTAAATTCAAACATACAAGCCATATCTAAGCTAGAGGTCCAAGTTAGTCAATTGGCAAACACAATCAGTGAGAGAGAGAAAAATCGTTTCCCTAGTCAACCCGAGGTTAATCCTAAATTTTATCAAAACCAAAAGTCTCATGAAAATGTGAACTCTATCATCTCTCTAAGGTCTGGAAATCAATTCAACAATCATGCTGGTGTTAATACTCATCAGGAAGATAAACTAACATATGAACCAAATCCTCTACTCTTGAATCCTTGTCTTCCACAATCTTCAAATCCTGAAACTTCTGAATCTAATGAGTCATCACCATCCAAAGAACCACCTTCAAAACCCCACTCTGATGTGTTTCGTGAAAAAGTCTTTAAGCCAAAAGCTCCATTTCCTCAAAGACTTATCTCAAACAAACAATCTGCTCAGTTAGATAAGATTTTAGAAGTCTTTAAGCAAGTCAAGATCAACATTCCTCTGTTAGATACAATTCAAGAAGTTCCCTGTTATGCTAAGTGTCTAAAAGATTTGTGTACTCATAAAAGAACCACTCATGTTCCTAAGAAAGCTTTTTTAACCTTTCATGTTAGTTCTATCTTGTCAAATCATATCCCTGTGAAGTATAAGGATCCTGGTTATCCTACCATCTCTTGTGTCATAGGTAATACCCTCATTGATAAAGCTTTACTCGATTTAGGAGCTAGTGTGAATCTTCTTCCATTATCTGTCTATCAAGCCTTGGGTTTAGGTGAACTTAAAAAAACTAGTGTTACTCTTCAGTTTGCTGATTGTTCGGTCAAAACTCTAACGGGTATAGTTGAAGATGTGTTGATTAAGATTGGTGATTTTGTCTTCCCCATCGATTTTGTTGTCCTAGAGACCGAACCAGTCAAAAATCTGAAAAATCAAATTCCCATCATTTTAGGAAGACCTTTTCTTGCCACGTCTAATGCCTTGATAAACTGTAGGAATGGATTAATGAAACTTACTTTTGGAAACATGACAATTGATCTCAATATTTTCAATTTAGGAAAACAACCCAATGAGCTTTTTGACCAACCCATAGATGTTAATATGATTGATGAGTTAGTTGATAATGAAATCATGAATGTTGATGATGTCCTTAGCTTTTGTCAAGATTATTTTGGTCAAGATTGGGATGATACTAGTCATAAAAATGAGGTCAATGAAATGTTAGAGTCCACCATTCATAGTTCCAACAAAGAGTTATAA